From a single Nicotiana tomentosiformis chromosome 2, ASM39032v3, whole genome shotgun sequence genomic region:
- the LOC104087645 gene encoding vicilin-like seed storage protein At2g18540 — MSDKKSVSTPFECCRILFKFLLFMVIISNVAIHVTALSGREGITPSTEWGLGPLVKRGERKLVVSTENGEVSSVRVADGITGSYHLQFITLEPNSLFLPVVLHADMVFYVHTGSGRLTWMDETEQKSVDLRIGDVFRLPFGTIFFIESNLEPARQKLRVYSIFTNSGDDLREPLSGPYSSIRDMVLGFDRKVLQAAFHVPEDVIDEVLNGTEVPAIIHGVPKTTKKTLWEMEAQFMKSLLGKGGHGFFDSQSNKKKTELFNIFKEKPDFENCNGWSTVITRKKLPALKGSHIGIYVVNLTKGSMMAPHWNPTATEIGIALQGEGMVRVVCSSTGTKQGCQNMRFKVEEGDVFAVPRFRPMAQMAFNNNSFVFVGFSTTTKRHHPQYLTGKASVLRTLDRQILAASFNVTNTTIDRILEAQGESVILECTSCAEEEVRLMEEERRRAEEEERRREEEEARQREEERRREEEEARRKEEEEARKAEEERRKREAEEARRREEEATREKEEQRRRQEEEARRREEEEARRQEEEIRRRQEEEEARKREEEEAARRQQEEEAEREAEEARTREEEEAARQQGEEAQREAEEARRREEEAARRREEQAQREAEEASRREEEAAARRRQEREEAERERQAEEARREGEETRRHEEEEEEEETRRGERGEEEEEEGGRKEEEAAREAEKRRQEEAQRQQEAARRQEEEMERRHQEEETEEEEQGPYARRKRTFLKTA; from the exons ATGTCGGATAAAAAATCTGTCTCGACGCCATTTGAATGTTGCAGAATCTTGTTTAAGTTTCTGCTGTTTATGGTTATTATCAGTAATGTGGCGATCCATGTAACAGCTTTGAGTGGGCGAGAAGGAATAACCCCAAGTACGGAATGGGGTTTGGGGCCTCTGGTGAAGAGAGGAGAAAGAAAACTAGTAGTTTCAACTGAAAATGGGGAGGTCTCTTCAGTCAGAGTAGCTGATGGAATCACCGGTTCCTATCATCTTCAGTTCATCACATTGGAGCCCAATTCCCTCTTCCTTCCTGTTGTTCTACATGCAGATATGGTCTTCTATGTCCACACTG GGTCGGGAAGGCTGACTTGGATGGATGAAACTGAACAAAAGTCAGTGGATTTAAGAATTGGAGATGTTTTCAGGTTGCCCTTTGGAACTATTTTCTTCATAGAGAGCAACTTAGAGCCTGCGCGACAGAAACTTAGAGTTTATTCCATCTTTACCAATTCAGGGGATGATTTGAGA GAGCCGTTGTCCGGACCATACTCTAGCATCCGTGATATGGTTCTTGGATTCGATAGGAAAGTTCTCCAGGCGGCATTTCAT GTACCAGAGGATGTGATAGATGAAGTGTTGAATGGGACAGAAGTACCAGCCATCATACATGGTGTGCCCAAGACAACAAAAAAGACCCTGTGGGAAATGGAGGCTCAATTCATGAAAAGTCTTCTAGGAAAGGGTGGTCACGGTTTCTTTGACTCCCAAAGCAATAAAAAGAAGACTGAATTGTTCAATATTTTCAAAGAGAAACCAGATTTTGAGAATTGCAATGGCTGGAGCACTGTAATTACACGGAAAAAATTACCCGCATTAAAGGGTTCCCACATTGGTATTTATGTAGTGAACTTAACCAAGGGATCAATGATGGCGCCACACTGGAATCCAACGGCAACTGAAATAGGAATAGCATTGCAAGGAGAAGGAATGGTAAGGGTAGTTTGCTCAAGCACGGGAACAAAGCAAGGATGCCAAAACATGAGGTTTAAGGTGGAAGAAGGAGATGTATTTGCAGTGCCAAGGTTTCGTCCTATGGCTCAAATGGCTTTCAACAACAACTCATTTGTCTTTGTTGGTTTTAGTACAACTACAAAGAGACATCATCCTCAGTACCTAACAGGGAAGGCTTCAGTCCTCCGAACACTGGATAGGCAAATCTTGGCAGCTTCCTTTAATGTGACTAACACAACAATCGATCGGATTCTGGAGGCACAGGGTGAGTCAGTCATACTGGAGTGTACTTCTTGTGCTGAAGAAGAAGTGAGATTAATGGAGGAAGAAAGGAGGAGGGCAGAGGAGGAAGAAAGGAGAAGGGAAGAAGAGGAGGCAAGGCAGAGGGAGGAAGAAAGGAGGAGGGAAGAAGAGGAAGCTAGAAGGAAGGAAGAGGAAGAAGCAAGGAAggctgaagaagaaagaagaaagagagaGGCAGAAGAAGCAAGAAGACGAGAAGAGGAGGCAACAAGGGAGAAAGAGGAACAAAGGAGGAGACAAGAAGAAGAAGCCAGGAGAAGGGAAGAGGAGGAAGCCAGAAGGCAAGAAGAAGAAATCAGAAGGAGACAAGAAGAAGAGGAAGCTAGGAAGAGAGAAGAGGAAGAAGCAGCTAGAAGGCAACAGGAAGAAGAAGCTGAGAGAGAGGCAGAAGAAGCGAGGACAAGAGAAGAGGAAGAGGCAGCTAGGCAGCAGGGGGAAGAAGCACAAAGGGAGGCAGAGGAAGCAAGAAGGAGAGAGGAAGAAGCAGCAAGGAGGAGGGAGGAACAAGCGCAGAGAGAGGCGGAGGAAGCAAGTAGGAGAGAGGAGGAAGCAGCAGCTAGAAGGAGACAGGAACGAGAGGAAGCAGAAAGGGAAAGACAAGCAGAGGAAGCCAGGAGGGAGGGAGAGGAAACAAGGAgacatgaagaagaagaagaagaggaggaaacAAGGAGAGGAGAGAGgggagaggaggaggaggaggaaggagGAAGAAAAGAAGAGGAGGCGGCAAGAGAGGCTGAGAAAAGAAGGCAAGAAGAAGCCCAGAGACAACAAGAAGCAGCTAGGAGACAGGAAGAAGAAATGGAAAGAAGGCATCAAGAAGAAGAAACCGAGGAAGAGGAGCAGGGTCCTTACGCACGGAGGAAAAGAACATTCCTTAAAACAGCATGA